AACACTTGTAGCCCAAATTTAGGTGTGGTGTAAAGGCTGAGCACCGAGCGTAGCGATTACCGCGCAGCGAAATTTCCCCGCTGGCGGCGTTGAAGCTTAAAACTCATGCTCAGGGTACTTAGGTACCCCTCCGCTGAGTTTTCAGCTTCGCCTTGCCAGCAAGAAAATTTCTTGGTGAATAATGCGGGTTACGCTGATAACTTGTTCTGAATACAGTTTTCCGAACAAGCTGAACTGTCTGTTTGGAAGCGCATTTCGTTTATACTACCTTTAAGCCCATATATAACTTTTTATTAAAACCTTTGATTTATAGGATATGTCCCGAATTTTTGAATTTATTGATACCCATCAGGAGCGATTTACGCAGGAGCTGTTCGACCTGTTGCGTATCCCGAGCGTAAGCACCGACTCCGCCCTCAAACAGGATGTCCGCAAAGCTGCGGAATTTCTTGCAGCTAAACTAGAAGATGCCGGTATGGAAAACGTGCAGATCGCCGAAACGCCGGGCCATCCGGTAGTGATGGCCAACTACCTGCATGCAGGTGACGACAAACCCACCGTACTCATTTACGGTCACTACGATGTGCAGCCGCCGGACCCGCTCGATTTGTGGACTTCACCGCCTTTTGAGCCGGTCGAAAAAGACGGCAAAGTCTATGCACGGGGCGCAAGCGACGACAAAGGTCAGGCTTACATTCACGTGAAGGCACTGGAAGCCTGGCTCAAAAGCGGCGAGAAGCTTCCTGTGAATGTCAAAATCATCATCGAAGGGGAAGAAGAAATCGGCTCGCCCAACCTCGTGCCCTTCCTCGAAAAACACAAAGAAGACCTCGCCTGTGACATGGTGCTTGTTTCGGATACCGCCATGTTCGCGAAAGATACCCCGAGCATTACCTACGGCCTGCGCGGACTTGCCTACATGGAGATGGAAGTGTTTGGTCCCAACCGTGACCTGCATTCCGGGGTGTACGGCGGCGCGCTCACCAACCCCCTCAACGCCCTGTGCGAAATCGTCGCGCAGCTCAAGGATGAAAACGGCGTCATTCAGATCCCCGGTTTTTACGATGATGTGATTGACCTCAGCGAAGAAGAGCGCGAAGCCTCCCGCAAGCTTCCCTTTGATGAAGAAGGCTGGAAGGCCTCCATCGGTATCCCGAGCGTACATGGTGAACAGGGCTATACCACTTTGGAGCGGAAATCTGCACGTCCGACCCTTGACATGAACGGCATGTGGGGCGGTTATCAGGGTGAGGGTGCCAAGACCGTGCTGCCTGCCAAAGCGGGAGCAAAAATCAGCATGCGCCTGGTTCCGAACCAGCACCCCGATAAAATTTCGGCTCTTTTTGCTGATTATATCGAAAAAATTAAACCAGAAGGCGTCACCGTAAAAGTGACTGCGCATCACGGGGGGCATCCTGCCATGACACCCATCGATTTTTACGGGCTAAAGGCTGCGGGCAAAGCCTACAAGGATGTGTACGGTAAAGAGCCTCTGCTCGCGCGCGAAGGTGGCTCTATCCCCATTGTAGCTGACTTCAAAAACGTACTCGGTGTAGATACCATCCTCATGGGTTTTGGCCTCAACACCGACGCCATCCACTCCCCCAACGAGCATTTCAGCCTCGAAGACTTCCACCGCGGCATCAAAACTTCCGCCCGCTTCCTCGAAGTCCTGCCGGAATTCGAAAAAAGCTGACAATCGGGTTCAGGCCGGAAACGCTTCATACATTAAAAAAGGAAACCTGCTCAGACGGGTTTCCTTTTTTGTTGGGGGATGGGGGCAAAACAGCATTTGCATAAGCAAGTAATACGGGCGTTGTTTTTTTGCCTGGTGGTGTATATAATACCACAATGAAACCCCACCAGATCGTAATTGATGCAAACGTATTCTATGCAGCCCTGCGCTCAAGAAAAGGAGCCTCCTTTCGGTTGATTTCTTTGCTACCCAGCGACAGATTCGACATAAACTTGTCCGTTCCTCTTATCCTTGAATACGAAGATGTACTTTTAAGGTCTGTTTCAGCCCTCAACTTTACACGAAATGAACTTGAAGACATCTTAGACAACCTGTGCGCGTTGGCAAACAGGCACGATGTCTTCTATTTATGGAGACCATTGCTTAGCGACCCGGGCGATGATTTGATTCTGGAGCTGGCTGTCAAAGCAAATTGCAGCTATATCATCACTTTCAACAAACAGGACTTTATCGGTGTTGAAGCCTTCGACATCAAGGCTATTGACCCACGCGAGTTTTTGCAAATAATCGGAGAAATCTCATGAGCACCCTAAGTGTAAGATTACCTGACTCGGTTCACCGTAAACTCAAAGAAATGGCCAGGAAAGAAGGCGTTTCTATGAATCAGCTGATCAGTCTCGCCGTCGCTGAGAAGCTTTCTTCTTTGCTAACGGTAGAATACCTTGAAGATCGGGCTAAGAAAGCCTCCCCAGAGGCATTCAAAAGGCTGTTGGAGAAAGTACCGGATGTTGAGCCGGAAGATTATGATACGCTATGACCTATCGTCTTTCGCAGAGCTTTGTACTTTTTGGCAAGGTTAAATGGATGGATGGTTTATTTGCAAACTATGCCCCATCTTTCACTCCCTATCCATCGCCACTCCTCCCGGCCCACCACGCCGCCAGTATAATCAGCGGGTGCAGCACCACGAGCCGAACCCAGGCGGCCCAAAGCGGCAGGCAGACTGCCTCGGAAACACATCCCCCGACCTGAATCATGTACACGTGTGCCGGGATGAACAGCACCATCAGTCCGATGATACCGTACGAAGCAAGCCGCGCATATTTCGACATCAACAAGCCGGCACCTAACACTACCTCCGCGGCACCAGCTGCCAGGTTCAACGCCGATGGTGCAGGGAACCAGCCGGGCATCATCGGGTAATAAAAATCCGGATTAATAAAATGGTAGAGTCCAGCGACAATAAAGCCAGCCCCAAAAAATATCCGGAAAGGATTCTGAAACCGGGTAAGTACTTCCTGTACGCGCATGTTTTTTTCGATGGATGGGTGTTCGGATGTTCAGCCCAAATAACCTCAAAGCTGCTGAAGAGCAAAAGTTTAGGACGGCCGGTTTAGTTCCGCGGATTTCGTACCTTTGGCGTTCCTTAATTTTTAAAAACCTGTTGATTCGATTTTAAGATGGATTCCGTTTTTGTGTATGAACTCATCGGCTATGTAGCTTCCGTGCTTGTCGCCGTTTCCCTGATGATGAGCCGCATCGTGCCGCTGCGCATCGTGAACATGATTGGCGCCGCTACCTTTGCTGTTTATGGCTACCTGATCGGGTCATGGCCGGTTGCCGGCATGAATGCCTTCATTGTGCTCATTAATGTGTACTACCTCACCCAAATTTACCGCAGCAGCGAGTTTTTCCGCATCCTGCCCATAGACAAACCCGACGCCTACCTGAGCGCCTTTCTCAAGTTTTATCAGGAGGATATCGCGACCTTTTATCCCGATTTTAAAGATGAAGCCGAAGCAAGCGATCACGGCTACTTCGTGCTGCGCAACATGGCGCCCGCCGGACTCATCCTGGGGCGGGTCGAAAACGGCTGTTTCCACGTCTCCCTCGATTACGCGACTCCGCAGTACCGTGATTTCAAAGTTGCCGCACACCTGTGGCGCGAAAACCGGCAGCACTTCACCGATGAAGGCATCACCGAAATCCGCTCCAGAACCCGCGACCCGCACTATGCCGCCTACCTCCGCAAAATCGGCTTTGAGCCTCTGCCCGGAGAAGAGCAGGTTTACGGCATGCGGATGTAGCAATACATTTATTCGGCATCAGATACTTAAACCAATTTGGTTTTAATTTACCGTAGCAGCTGCATTATTTGCTTCTCTGTTTTTTTCTTTCGTATTTACTCTAATATATTGCCACTAGTCAGTCAATCCGTAAACCGACATACCTTATTTTGATATGAAAATGCGCAATAAAAAAGATTTCTTCGAAGGAATGGGTTCTGCTCTTGATTTAAAAGGAAGTGCCCATTTCAACGAATATAAAGAGTATCCCGGTGCAAAAGCATCCATCAGCAACTATTGGCACAATACAGGCTCATACATTAATACAGCTTTTGAAGCAGCTAAAATCAAATCAAACATAAGGGTGGCGAATCCTTCACAAAAGCCCCCCACACAGGCTGTCTCTGTTAACCTGGAGACGAATGGTTAAGATCTTTTTGTATGTCTGACAAAGATCAACACGAATCAGATGCTGATGTTTCCTTAAATAAGCTGGAAAAGGAACTACTCAAAAAAGATCCAGAGCTCTTAGAGAAACTAACAAGAGAGCAACGGGTTGAACTTCTTTCCCATCTCAAGCAAATAATTCGGATTGAAGTAACCCAGAGTTCATCAAGCAGCTTTTCCGGGGCCTTTTCCTCCTCCTGATGTGCTTGAACAGTACATCCGCCTTGCTCCCGATTTTGCTGAACTTATCAAAAAAATGTCTCTTGATGAGCAGAAACATGCTCATGACAGAGACTCCAGAATTATCGATGAATCATTTAAGCTCAAGAAAAGAGGACAGACTTTTGCGCTCACCATTGCATTATTCGCACTAACAGGAGGCGTCATCTGTATCCTCAGCGGCTTTGAAGTAGCTGGCACAATTGTGAGTGGGGTGGGATTATCCGGCTTGGTTTCCGAGTTTTTGGACAGGAGAAAAACGCATCCCAACACCTAATAAAGAGCTATTACTTTTCTGCCGGTAATTAAAACAAAAAGTTATATTCGTACACCCATACGAACTACTAACTTCCAAGCTTGTCCCCATGCCTGAAACCACACCTACCCCAAAGCCCGGCTACTTCCGCTTCATGGGGAGCACCTACCCGAACAACCGTAAGGCCTTCGTACTGCTTGCCGGCTTCATTCAACTGGGCGTTATCTGGCCGCTCTACGCTTTTTTTTCAGACGCGGAGCCGTTCATCCTCGGACTCCCGCTTTCTTTTGCGTGGCTCACCCTCATGCTCATTCTGGCCTTCGCGGGCATGGTTTACCTCTACGTGACCGATAACGCCCGACTCGACCGCGAATACAACGAGCGCGTAAAACAGCAGCATCTCGCTGAAACCCGCAACGAAACCGGAGCATCCGCCTGATGGAAACCGGTACCATTATTCTGATCGTCGTTGGGGTCTATCTGCTCATTTCGCTGGCAACCGGCATCATCCCCGGGCTGCGGATTTCCAAAAGCGTTGACGGCTATGTGGCCGGCGACCGCAGTATGAATGTGATGCTGCTCTATTTTGTGATGGGCGCCTCCATTTTCTCGGCCTTTGCCTTCCTCGGCGGACCCGGCTGGGCCTACTCACGGGGCGCGGCGGCCTTCTACATTATCGGATTTGGCGTGACCGGCATCATCCCGCTCTACTTTTTTGGTCCCCGTGCCTGGCGCCTCGGCAAAAAGTACGGCTACGTAACGCAGGCCGAACTCCTGTCCGACCGTTTCGACAGCCGCATGATGTCGGTGCTGCTTGCCATCCTCAGTGTAGTTGTCTTCATCCCGTACCTCACCATTCAGATGAAAGGCGCCGGTTTCGTCCTGAACGTGATTTCCGAAGGCCGCATCCCCGAGTGGGCCGGGGCTGGCTTCACCTACCTGATTGTGCTGATTTACGTCTATTTCAGCGGGGTGATGGGCGTCGGATGGTCGAATGCGTTTCAGGGCCTGTTCATGATGGTACTTGCCTGGGTGCTCGGGCTGTATCTTCCGTACGTGCTGTATGGCGGCGTCGGCCCCATGTTTGAAGCCCTTCTTGAAGCAGGCAAAGGTGCCATGCTGGCCGCACCGGGCCTGGCAGGTGATGGCAGTCCCTGGCACTGGGGCGCTTTCAGCTCGGCGGTGCTGGTCTCGGCCATCGGCTTCTCGGTTTGGCCGCACTTCTTCATGCGCAGCTTCGCCGCCAAAAGCGAGCGCTCCCTCCGCCTCAGCATCGTACTCTACCCGACCTTTCAGATTTTCCTGATTCCCATTCTCATTATCGGTTTCTCAGCCATCCTTATTTTTCCGGGTGTCACACCCGCCGACAGCATTCTGCCGCACATCCTTATGCAGCTCGAACTACCGGCCATCGTGATTGGCCTGTTCTGTGCCGGCACGCTCGCGGCCTCGATGTCCTCCGGCGACGCCATCCTGCACTCCGCTGCCTCCGTTGGCGTACGGGACGGCATCTCCAAAGCCACGGCCAGGCCCATCTCCGACACCACCGAGCGCCTGCTCATCCGCGTACTCGTGATCGTGATCGGCCTCATTTCCTACTACTTCGCCGTTGCCTCAGACGTCTCCCTCGTCGCCCTGCTGCTCGCATCCTACGGGGGTGTCGCGCAGATTTTCCCGGTCGTATTCGCCATGTTCTACTGGAAACGCGCTACCAAAGCGGGCGCCCTCAGCGGACTCTTCGGCGGGATGCTCGTCAACGTCTTCTACCTCCTCAATCCCGCCCTCAAACCCTGGGACCTGCACGAAGGCGTCTACGGCCTCGCGGTCAACATCCTGCTCCTGATTATCGTGAGCCGGCTCACCCGCCCTGATGATCCCAAACGGGTTCAGAAATTCATGGAAAAACCACTCGTGTGAGACGCATGGAGTAGTTCTCACCTGAATCCCGGCAACCTGAGCATGCCCCCGGTTTTATTTTTTTGGGTGAACTCCGTGAACATCACGGTCTTTCGTGCTTGTCAGAAATCCCAAATCAGCTCATTGTCCCTTGCTTTTTGATTTTGGCGCGCCTCGCTTACATCAGCTCAGTGTCCTGATCTGCATTACTGAACAGAAGCACTTTTTATGGAGACAGACATATAAAAATACGCTGCTCCCATAGCAGGAATGAAAGCCTGGTCGGTGCGAAATATCTCCATCCTTTTGATACGGGTTTATTTGTAATTCAGGCCTCGGAGATATACCGCCCCTTCAGGGCTCAAATCGGGGGCTGTGCCGGGTCACAGGGTTTGCACCCTGTGCTATGGTATACCGCGCCTTCAGCGCTAAGTCCGAAAGAAGACCTGAGCCGCAATTTTGATTCATTCATTACGGGCAAATTCAGATCCGCCTTCCTAACGCGGGCAATGGCAGAAAGGCAAGCTATCCTAATGTAATCTATCCTAAATAATCCCGAGCAAGGTCAGAAGGTGATCTATGCCGCGGGGCACGATGATCATCACATAGAGCAGGCCGGTAACGGCACCGGCGATATGGGCTTCATGATTGATCTGATCGTTGGCTTTTTTGTGCGCCCAAAAGCTGTAGCCGATAAAGACCGCGCCAAACACAGCCGCCGGAATGCCGATCGGGATAAAGAACAGATAAATCGGCGCCATCGGGAAAAAGTAAATAAACACAAACAGCACGGCGCCTACCGCGCCTGAAGCACCCAGGCTTGCAAACTTTGGGTTATCGCGATGCCTGAACAAACTCGGGATATTAGACAAAACGAGCCCTGCGAGATACAGTCCTATAAAATAGCCGGCTCCCAGCGTCCGCTCCACAACCGGACCGAAGAAGAACAGCGTAATCATGTTGAAAAGCAGGTGCGTGAGATTGGCATGCAAAAAACCGGCACTCAAAAGCTGATACCAGCGGTCCTGACGAAAAACATAATACGGACGCAACATCCCCCAGGCCTGCGCCTGCGGATTTACGTTCCAGGCATACCAGGTGATGGCACTGGTGATAACGATGATGATTAGGGTAAGCGTCACAGCAAATTTCTGATTGAACCAAGTGATTTCCGTAGCGCTGAAGTAAACTTCAAAACCGGAATTATAATTTGGCGGGATTCCCCGATGAAGTCAACACGAACCATTTAGCATTTAACACTTTCAGAGATTTTTTGATTGGCGGACATATCAGGGGCCGGGTAAATCTATCCTCAAAAGAAAAAATCATCCTTTACTCTTTTTGTTACTTCGTATCTCCCGACATAGTATGAAATACAACTTACCATTGATTTTTGTAGTTTGGCGCTGATTAAGCATATACATCAACCCCAAAACACATTCATCATGGATTGGAAAATATATTTAGCCGGAGAAATTCACTCCAACTGGCGCGAAGAACTCACCGAAACCATTCAAAGCCGCGGCATTGAAGCCTCTTTTTTTGGTCCGGTAACCGATCACCCTGCGAGCGACGACTGCGGGGTCCATATTCTGGGTGCCGAGGAACAGGCCTTCTGGAAAGACCGAAAAGGCGCCGGACTCAACGCCATACGCACGCGCACCCTACTGGAACAAGCCGATATCGTCATCGTGCGGTTTGGTGAAAAATACCGGCAATGGAATGCCGCTTTCGATGCCGGTTATGCTGCAGCCCTGGGCAAACCTCTCATTATTGTACAGCCCCCTGAATTTGATCACGCTCTGAAGGAAGTCAACGAAGCCGCCAACGCCGTTGCCCGTACCAACGAACAGGTTGCAGACATCCTCACGTATGTGTGTACCGGCAAACTCATGAACTTCCGCTGATTCAGCTCTTGCTGACTTTCCTCGCAAGGTTTCCGGCCCGGCGCAGCAACTGACTAAACCGCAACCTAAGCTGCGCAAAAAAATGAGGTACAGGATAAAGCCGCACCATCCGTTTACCGTATCGTATGGCCTCCGGTGTACGGAGCGGCTTTTCCTCCCCGTCCCGCACACGCGCAACAACCCTGCCTGCTACGATATCAGGTGTGAGCATTTCATCCTTCGACAGACCGGAATCGCCAATAGAAAGACCTCTGATGTGTTCCCCGCTCCCGGTCACTTGATGCAGCCGGTGTGCAATCAGGTTCTGATTGCGCCGGAAAACAACAATATCACCCGGCTCAAGCGTCTCAAGGGTAGCCGGCTCCACTTCGAGCTGATCACCGTTTAGCAAATAAGGATACATGCTTTGCCCCCCGGCCTTGATCCGTACATGATACCCCCGCTTAAGCAGCTTTTCAGAAACAGCTACAAGATCTCCGACGGTTCTACTGACGGTGGGCTTCATGCTCGCGAATAAAGTCAATAACACCCGGTTCAGGCAGATTACCGAACTCATACACCGGGGTTTCGGAAAGCATATCGGTCACCGTCCGCAGGTGATGCTGCAGAAAATCGCGGTCAAAACCCTGCAGAATGCAGTTGCTTAGTACACGCGTTACGGCTTCTGCACTACGTAATTTTCTCAGACTATATTCCGGCGCCTGACGCAGCAGGTACACGGCATGCAGCGGCACCGAAGCAGGCACCTGCGGATACACCATGGGCGTGTTGTGGACAATCCACCGGCCTTCCTCATTTTTACGGATCAGCAGCCGGTCGTCATTAATCAGCTTGTACCCTGCCTGATACCAGGTATTGGAAATCGTGGACTTACCCACACCAGATACCCCGGTAAACACCCGGCCTTTGTCGCCGTCACAAACGGCTGAAGCATGTACAAACAACATCGGATGGCTTAAGGTCTGATAGTACAAAATCAAAGAAAGCAGCGGAAACGATACCGGAGCCACAGAGCGCTGCTCATCTTCAGGTGGAAAATTCAGCGGGTAGCACGCAAAGCGTGTGAAATGTTTATCCGTTACGGTTACAAACTGCTGATCGTCTGGACTAAAATGCTGATAGGTACGAATAACAAAACCCTCTTCATGCTTTGCAACCGACCACAGCGACTGACCGTCGAGATTTCCATCGCAGATGGACGGAAGATCATTCAGAAAGGAAAGATCACCGGGTAAAGATTCATGCACATGAATATGGACATCATGCCTTTGCTCCGGTTCAATCAGATAAGGCTGCAGGCAGTTTCCAGGCTCCCGCTGCATGCGGCCTTCCGCTGTAAGTTTATAAACCACATCCGCTACTCTAAAAAAATGCATACCCAAAAATTGATCCCGTCTTTTTGTTTTTGTTTCTTTAGTTTTAGTACCTATTGTGTTTGCGCTGCCAATATAACACCTTCCTAAACTGAAAGCCTGCTTAAATGCCCGATCTCGCTATGCTATGCCATTATTTTTTAAGACGAGGTAAAACAGATTTGTTTATATTGCGAAATTACTTAATTAGTTCAGCCTTACCTGCAACAAAACCTCCAATTTTTGAAGTATGAGCCACCCTAAAATTAGTGATATTATTAAGCAAAGGCCGAACTTTGCGTCTGAGCCCGTAAATGGTGAACGAATACTCGTGCCGGTTCGGGGGCGGATGGCCGAATTCAATACCATGCTAACCCTTAACCCTTCAGCTTCTGTACTTTGGGAAGCTATCAATGAACAGACAACTATTGAATCGCTTGTTGAAGCACTTACCAATAAGTATGAGGTAGATCGCGAAACAGCCCGTGCCGATGTAAATGAGTTTATTGATGAACTTCATACCTTTATGACAAGCGTTCCAAATTAATTTGTTCTGTTTCATTGCTGCAACCGTATGTTCGCACACCATTCTAAATTTTTCGGACGTATTTTCAGAGGCCAATCCCTATGGATTGGCCTTGTTTTTTGGGGATGCTGTACTTTCATTTTATCCACGGCAGGTTCTGTAGCATGGGGACAGGGACTACATGCTACTTCCCATCAAGCTTCCGGTTTTTGGCAAACCATCATCGCCCAAGCAGGACTTAAGGACGACGCACATCCGGCGAATAAACCTTTGGAATACAGGCCCCGTTGCTTTACGGCAACCCTCACTGCTGCCCACAGAGGAGAACATCCGCACGTAAAGCAGATTCCGAATCCGCTCCGTGAACAGCTCAACTTTGCCGGCGAAAACAGCTATCAGTCGCCCGGCGGCGGATTTATAATCTGGTACGATCTCAGCGGCGAACATGCCGTGCCGCCTCAGGATGAATCCGGAACCGGCATACCCGACTGGATTGAGCACATCGCCCTCGCTGCCGATTCCGCACAAACCTACTTCAGCAGCCTTGGCTTCCACGACCCGGTAAGCGCACAGCCCTACAACATCTACCTGCGCAACCTCGGCTTTTACGGCTTTACGAGCATTCAGGAAAGCGAGCCCTTCAGCGTAATCGACACAACTTTCGACTGGATTTCCGGCAACGATGCCGACGATCCGCAGGCCGGGGCTGCCCGCGTAACCGTTGCGCACGAGCTCTATCACGCCATTCAGTTCCGCTACAACAACTGGAGCGGTCCGACCGGCGCTACAGCCTGGCTCGAAATGGACGCCCTCAGCGCCGAGCATCAGGTCTTTCCGGAAGTCCGCGAATACCTGCACTTTATCGGAGATGACTCCATCTTCCGGCTTCCAGGTCAGGGCACGCCCGTCGCTTACGCCCATGCCACCTGGATACTGTACTTTCTGGAAGCCGTTTCCCCCGACTTCATGCGCCACGTCTGGGAACGCATTGCGCTGCAACCCGACAGCACAATGGAAGCCGCGATCGCCGCAGAACTTGAAAGCCGCGGCCTCGACTACACGACTGAAATCACCCGCCTGCATTTGTGGCATCTCGCCTCGGGGAGCTGGAGTCAGCCCGGCTTCGGCTTCGCGGATGCGGCCCGCTACCCCACTTCCTTCAAACGCAGTCAGCGCAGCACCCTGCCCGATGCCCCCTACCCGCTCTGGAACATCGCCCCAAACGCGGCAAGCTACTACGCGCTTGTACCCCAGCATTCCCCCGAGGGGACCGCGCTCGCAGCCT
This genomic stretch from Cyclonatronum proteinivorum harbors:
- a CDS encoding dipeptidase, whose amino-acid sequence is MSRIFEFIDTHQERFTQELFDLLRIPSVSTDSALKQDVRKAAEFLAAKLEDAGMENVQIAETPGHPVVMANYLHAGDDKPTVLIYGHYDVQPPDPLDLWTSPPFEPVEKDGKVYARGASDDKGQAYIHVKALEAWLKSGEKLPVNVKIIIEGEEEIGSPNLVPFLEKHKEDLACDMVLVSDTAMFAKDTPSITYGLRGLAYMEMEVFGPNRDLHSGVYGGALTNPLNALCEIVAQLKDENGVIQIPGFYDDVIDLSEEEREASRKLPFDEEGWKASIGIPSVHGEQGYTTLERKSARPTLDMNGMWGGYQGEGAKTVLPAKAGAKISMRLVPNQHPDKISALFADYIEKIKPEGVTVKVTAHHGGHPAMTPIDFYGLKAAGKAYKDVYGKEPLLAREGGSIPIVADFKNVLGVDTILMGFGLNTDAIHSPNEHFSLEDFHRGIKTSARFLEVLPEFEKS
- a CDS encoding putative toxin-antitoxin system toxin component, PIN family gives rise to the protein MKPHQIVIDANVFYAALRSRKGASFRLISLLPSDRFDINLSVPLILEYEDVLLRSVSALNFTRNELEDILDNLCALANRHDVFYLWRPLLSDPGDDLILELAVKANCSYIITFNKQDFIGVEAFDIKAIDPREFLQIIGEIS
- a CDS encoding toxin-antitoxin system HicB family antitoxin — protein: MSTLSVRLPDSVHRKLKEMARKEGVSMNQLISLAVAEKLSSLLTVEYLEDRAKKASPEAFKRLLEKVPDVEPEDYDTL
- a CDS encoding DoxX family protein, which translates into the protein MRVQEVLTRFQNPFRIFFGAGFIVAGLYHFINPDFYYPMMPGWFPAPSALNLAAGAAEVVLGAGLLMSKYARLASYGIIGLMVLFIPAHVYMIQVGGCVSEAVCLPLWAAWVRLVVLHPLIILAAWWAGRSGDG
- a CDS encoding YgjV family protein, encoding MDSVFVYELIGYVASVLVAVSLMMSRIVPLRIVNMIGAATFAVYGYLIGSWPVAGMNAFIVLINVYYLTQIYRSSEFFRILPIDKPDAYLSAFLKFYQEDIATFYPDFKDEAEASDHGYFVLRNMAPAGLILGRVENGCFHVSLDYATPQYRDFKVAAHLWRENRQHFTDEGITEIRSRTRDPHYAAYLRKIGFEPLPGEEQVYGMRM
- a CDS encoding DUF2335 domain-containing protein, with protein sequence MLEQYIRLAPDFAELIKKMSLDEQKHAHDRDSRIIDESFKLKKRGQTFALTIALFALTGGVICILSGFEVAGTIVSGVGLSGLVSEFLDRRKTHPNT
- a CDS encoding sodium:solute symporter family protein, which produces METGTIILIVVGVYLLISLATGIIPGLRISKSVDGYVAGDRSMNVMLLYFVMGASIFSAFAFLGGPGWAYSRGAAAFYIIGFGVTGIIPLYFFGPRAWRLGKKYGYVTQAELLSDRFDSRMMSVLLAILSVVVFIPYLTIQMKGAGFVLNVISEGRIPEWAGAGFTYLIVLIYVYFSGVMGVGWSNAFQGLFMMVLAWVLGLYLPYVLYGGVGPMFEALLEAGKGAMLAAPGLAGDGSPWHWGAFSSAVLVSAIGFSVWPHFFMRSFAAKSERSLRLSIVLYPTFQIFLIPILIIGFSAILIFPGVTPADSILPHILMQLELPAIVIGLFCAGTLAASMSSGDAILHSAASVGVRDGISKATARPISDTTERLLIRVLVIVIGLISYYFAVASDVSLVALLLASYGGVAQIFPVVFAMFYWKRATKAGALSGLFGGMLVNVFYLLNPALKPWDLHEGVYGLAVNILLLIIVSRLTRPDDPKRVQKFMEKPLV
- a CDS encoding rhomboid family intramembrane serine protease encodes the protein MTLTLIIIVITSAITWYAWNVNPQAQAWGMLRPYYVFRQDRWYQLLSAGFLHANLTHLLFNMITLFFFGPVVERTLGAGYFIGLYLAGLVLSNIPSLFRHRDNPKFASLGASGAVGAVLFVFIYFFPMAPIYLFFIPIGIPAAVFGAVFIGYSFWAHKKANDQINHEAHIAGAVTGLLYVMIIVPRGIDHLLTLLGII
- a CDS encoding YtoQ family protein; protein product: MDWKIYLAGEIHSNWREELTETIQSRGIEASFFGPVTDHPASDDCGVHILGAEEQAFWKDRKGAGLNAIRTRTLLEQADIVIVRFGEKYRQWNAAFDAGYAAALGKPLIIVQPPEFDHALKEVNEAANAVARTNEQVADILTYVCTGKLMNFR
- a CDS encoding S24 family peptidase, with product MKPTVSRTVGDLVAVSEKLLKRGYHVRIKAGGQSMYPYLLNGDQLEVEPATLETLEPGDIVVFRRNQNLIAHRLHQVTGSGEHIRGLSIGDSGLSKDEMLTPDIVAGRVVARVRDGEEKPLRTPEAIRYGKRMVRLYPVPHFFAQLRLRFSQLLRRAGNLARKVSKS
- a CDS encoding phosphoenolpyruvate carboxykinase (ATP), with product MHFFRVADVVYKLTAEGRMQREPGNCLQPYLIEPEQRHDVHIHVHESLPGDLSFLNDLPSICDGNLDGQSLWSVAKHEEGFVIRTYQHFSPDDQQFVTVTDKHFTRFACYPLNFPPEDEQRSVAPVSFPLLSLILYYQTLSHPMLFVHASAVCDGDKGRVFTGVSGVGKSTISNTWYQAGYKLINDDRLLIRKNEEGRWIVHNTPMVYPQVPASVPLHAVYLLRQAPEYSLRKLRSAEAVTRVLSNCILQGFDRDFLQHHLRTVTDMLSETPVYEFGNLPEPGVIDFIREHEAHRQ
- a CDS encoding PqqD family protein, translated to MSHPKISDIIKQRPNFASEPVNGERILVPVRGRMAEFNTMLTLNPSASVLWEAINEQTTIESLVEALTNKYEVDRETARADVNEFIDELHTFMTSVPN